One window of Methanocaldococcus sp. genomic DNA carries:
- a CDS encoding ATP-binding protein, whose product MRFFNREKEINEILSILEGEPNFIYFIFGPINSGKTALINEIISNRLDKNKYVVFYFDLREIFLSKYKDFIEVLFDEYSEDKKPLEVIKSIIKDIPVVSGIPVPKNTLNELLNKKTTKNVFKYITNILLELKKQGKQPVIILDELQKIGDMKINGFLIYELFNYFISLTKHKHLCHVFCTSSDSLFIEKVYNEAMLDGRVDYILVDDFDKETALKFMDFLAKEILNKNLSNEEKEKIYSYVGGKPASIYKVIDKMRYKDLEDILNFMLKEEISKLKYFLEDVKEDNEEFYKEVVNYLSLFKENYIIEDMKIPKKIREFLIKKNILFLNPIDGNLKPQSYLVWNAIKRVL is encoded by the coding sequence GTGAGATTTTTTAACAGAGAAAAAGAAATTAATGAAATACTATCGATCTTAGAAGGGGAGCCAAATTTTATTTATTTCATTTTTGGGCCTATTAATAGTGGTAAGACAGCATTAATTAATGAAATAATATCCAATAGGTTAGATAAAAATAAGTATGTAGTTTTTTACTTTGATTTAAGAGAAATATTCTTATCTAAATATAAAGATTTTATTGAAGTATTATTTGATGAATATAGCGAGGATAAAAAACCATTAGAAGTTATTAAAAGTATAATTAAAGACATTCCAGTAGTTAGCGGTATTCCAGTGCCTAAAAATACTTTAAACGAATTATTAAATAAAAAAACTACTAAAAATGTTTTTAAATATATTACTAATATTTTGTTAGAATTAAAAAAGCAAGGAAAACAGCCCGTTATAATTCTTGATGAATTACAAAAAATTGGCGATATGAAAATCAACGGATTTTTAATATATGAACTATTTAATTACTTCATTTCCTTAACAAAACATAAACACCTATGTCATGTTTTTTGCACATCTTCTGATAGTTTATTCATTGAAAAAGTGTATAATGAGGCTATGCTTGATGGTAGAGTAGATTATATATTAGTAGATGATTTCGATAAAGAAACTGCCTTAAAGTTTATGGACTTCTTAGCTAAAGAAATATTAAATAAAAATCTCTCTAACGAAGAGAAAGAAAAAATCTATTCTTATGTTGGAGGAAAGCCAGCTTCAATCTATAAAGTTATTGATAAAATGAGATACAAAGATTTAGAGGATATATTAAATTTTATGCTAAAAGAAGAAATTTCAAAATTGAAATACTTTTTAGAAGATGTAAAAGAGGATAATGAAGAATTTTATAAAGAAGTTGTTAATTATCTAAGTTTATTTAAAGAAAATTACATAATCGAGGATATGAAAATCCCTAAAAAAATTAGAGAGTTTTTAATTAAAAAGAATATTTTATTCTTAAATCCAATTGATGGAAATTTAAAACCTCAAAGTTATTTAGTCTGGAACGCTATAAAGAGAGTTTTATAA